The following proteins come from a genomic window of Gimesia chilikensis:
- a CDS encoding PP2C family protein-serine/threonine phosphatase, with product MQNTSLLLVEDNILDARLITSRLQKIGYEALTHVGSLEEAVNWLKTAARVDVIVLDLTLPDSMGLHTFQFLHQRFAHIPIVILSGRNDQELAIKAVSLGAQDYVFKSEASSCVLQRSIRYAIERRHRLEMEMNMIAMDRDLEYAREIQRHLLPQTLPEIAGVDMASAYIPANWTGGDFFDVIPISRQAKNNHDLWQPAHLMSEEDKLNSIWGLTIADVSSHGFAPSLIMVDTRRVLRTCSHILQDPGEILTFANRAVSEVTLEGQFVTLCYGRYDPLERTLEYCSAGHPFWVINTEGIRSMPDYNGPALGLLHDYQYGTDGKLQLKIGEILLVVTDGLYECRSDDGELFGIERVCEVIHQHREKPGKEIVKQILKAIYRFSGSLRSEDDITILLIKMVE from the coding sequence ATGCAAAATACCTCATTACTGCTTGTCGAAGATAACATCCTGGATGCCAGGCTGATCACATCTCGCTTACAGAAGATCGGCTATGAAGCTCTCACACATGTTGGTTCTCTGGAAGAAGCGGTAAACTGGCTCAAGACTGCCGCGCGCGTGGATGTGATCGTACTCGATCTCACGCTGCCCGACTCCATGGGGTTGCATACGTTTCAATTTTTGCATCAGCGTTTCGCACACATTCCGATTGTGATCTTGAGCGGACGCAACGATCAGGAACTGGCCATCAAAGCGGTCTCGCTGGGCGCACAGGATTACGTTTTCAAATCCGAAGCAAGCAGCTGTGTGCTGCAGCGATCTATCCGCTATGCCATCGAACGCAGGCACCGCCTGGAAATGGAAATGAACATGATCGCGATGGACCGCGATCTGGAATATGCCCGGGAAATTCAAAGGCATCTGCTGCCTCAGACATTGCCGGAAATCGCCGGCGTCGACATGGCAAGTGCTTACATCCCCGCTAACTGGACTGGCGGGGATTTTTTTGACGTGATTCCGATCAGCCGCCAGGCGAAAAACAATCATGATCTCTGGCAACCCGCGCACCTGATGAGCGAAGAAGACAAACTCAATTCCATCTGGGGTCTGACCATTGCGGATGTCAGCAGCCACGGCTTCGCGCCTTCGCTGATCATGGTCGATACCCGCCGTGTACTCCGAACTTGCTCCCACATTCTGCAGGATCCGGGTGAGATTCTGACCTTTGCCAATCGTGCGGTAAGTGAGGTGACACTGGAGGGGCAGTTCGTGACTCTCTGTTACGGACGTTACGATCCCCTGGAACGGACGCTGGAATACTGTTCGGCGGGGCATCCCTTCTGGGTCATCAATACCGAGGGAATCAGAAGCATGCCCGATTACAACGGTCCGGCCCTGGGACTGCTGCACGATTACCAATATGGAACGGATGGCAAACTGCAGTTAAAGATTGGCGAAATCCTGCTCGTAGTGACCGATGGCCTGTATGAGTGCCGCTCGGATGATGGGGAGTTATTTGGCATCGAACGGGTGTGCGAAGTCATCCACCAGCATCGAGAGAAACCGGGCAAAGAAATTGTAAAACAGATTCTAAAAGCGATTTACCGTTTCTCGGGATCACTGAGAAGCGAGGACGATATTACCATCCTGTTAATCAAGATGGTCGAGTAG
- a CDS encoding Gfo/Idh/MocA family protein: MSQQSGDVPVDQDSPVTRRTFIQQAGTATAAGLAAAPYVWAGGNEQSETLRVGLIGCGSRGSGAAVNAMQADPNSKLVAMADVFEDKLKASADRIKKTIGKQYAVKPDQQFIGFDAYEKLLQTDVDVVLLTTPPHFRPLHLKQAIAAGKHVFAEKPVAVDAPGVRSVMETCRVARQKKLSIMSGLMLRYSKAMQETMKRIHEGQLGKIVTLQTNYNINGLWSHPRKPEWSDMEWQMRNWYYFTWLSGGQLVEQHVHGLDLMSWAMQNEYPVKCFGLGGRQSRVDPLYGHIFDHHAICYEYSGGERCFAYCRQQDGTDIDTSQLIYGSKGTADLNRNTLSGAKTWRYSRARGSARGGVQDLPYVQEHAALFESIRTGNPICNGEYAAKSSLMAIMGRMASYTGKNVTWEEAWNSQEDLTPAEYAFGPLKVPPVAQPGKTQFI; the protein is encoded by the coding sequence ATGAGTCAACAGTCCGGGGATGTCCCCGTTGATCAGGATAGTCCGGTAACACGCAGAACGTTCATCCAGCAGGCCGGCACGGCGACGGCCGCCGGGTTGGCTGCCGCACCTTATGTCTGGGCTGGGGGAAATGAGCAGTCAGAAACACTCCGCGTCGGTCTGATTGGCTGTGGATCCCGCGGCTCCGGGGCGGCCGTCAATGCCATGCAGGCCGATCCGAATTCAAAACTCGTGGCTATGGCGGATGTCTTCGAAGATAAACTCAAAGCGAGTGCCGACCGGATCAAAAAAACGATTGGCAAGCAGTACGCTGTAAAACCGGATCAGCAATTCATCGGCTTCGACGCGTATGAAAAACTGTTACAGACCGACGTCGATGTCGTGTTGCTGACCACGCCGCCGCACTTCCGCCCGCTGCATTTAAAGCAGGCCATCGCCGCCGGGAAACATGTTTTCGCGGAAAAGCCGGTCGCCGTCGACGCGCCCGGCGTCCGTTCCGTGATGGAAACCTGTCGAGTCGCTCGTCAGAAAAAGTTGTCTATCATGTCTGGTCTGATGCTCCGCTACAGCAAAGCCATGCAGGAAACGATGAAGCGGATCCATGAAGGGCAGCTCGGCAAGATCGTGACGCTGCAGACGAATTACAACATCAATGGGCTCTGGTCACATCCCCGCAAACCTGAATGGAGCGACATGGAATGGCAGATGCGCAACTGGTATTACTTTACCTGGCTTTCGGGGGGACAACTGGTGGAACAGCACGTGCATGGACTCGACCTGATGTCCTGGGCGATGCAGAATGAATATCCTGTCAAATGTTTCGGGCTGGGCGGTCGGCAGTCGCGGGTCGATCCCCTGTATGGTCACATCTTCGATCATCACGCCATCTGTTATGAATACAGCGGCGGCGAACGCTGCTTTGCTTACTGTCGCCAGCAGGACGGCACCGACATCGACACGTCCCAGCTGATTTACGGATCAAAGGGAACCGCCGATCTGAATCGTAATACGCTCAGCGGTGCCAAGACCTGGCGTTACAGCCGGGCGCGCGGCAGTGCCAGGGGCGGCGTGCAGGACCTGCCCTATGTGCAGGAACACGCAGCCCTGTTTGAGAGCATTCGCACCGGGAACCCCATCTGCAACGGCGAGTACGCCGCGAAAAGTTCGCTGATGGCCATCATGGGACGCATGGCCTCCTATACCGGAAAAAATGTGACCTGGGAAGAAGCCTGGAACTCTCAGGAAGACCTGACACCTGCCGAATATGCCTTTGGTCCTCTGAAAGTACCTCCCGTCGCCCAGCCCGGTAAAACTCAATTCATTTAA